TTTTTTATCTCTTCCAACGCTTTATCTTTTCCGTGGAAGTTTTTGACTTTAACCCATTTTTTAGGCTCAAGTTCTTTATACCTTTCAAAAAAGTGGCGAATCTTATCCCGTGTAGCAGAATCCAAATCTTCCACATCCTCTATACCCGCATAAAAAGGATCAACTTTTTTTGTAGGAACAGCAAGTATTTTGTGGTCTATACCGCTTTCATCTTCCATTTCAAGCATTCCAATAGCACGAGATGGAATCACAGTTCCGGGATGAACGGGATATGTGGATAATACCAACACATCAGTGGGGTCGCCATCGTCCGCTTTGGTATGGGGAATAAAACCGTAATTAAAAGGATAGACCATACTTGAATAAGCAAAGCGGTCTACAAATATAGCCCCTGAGTCTTTATCTATTTCATATTTAACAGGAGAACCTTGCG
The DNA window shown above is from Candidatus Spechtbacterales bacterium and carries:
- the ppa gene encoding inorganic diphosphatase, with protein sequence MLLEKLPRGENFPEGFNVVVEIPQGSPVKYEIDKDSGAIFVDRFAYSSMVYPFNYGFIPHTKADDGDPTDVLVLSTYPVHPGTVIPSRAIGMLEMEDESGIDHKILAVPTKKVDPFYAGIEDVEDLDSATRDKIRHFFERYKELEPKKWVKVKNFHGKDKALEEIKKSAE